Proteins encoded within one genomic window of Bombina bombina isolate aBomBom1 chromosome 1, aBomBom1.pri, whole genome shotgun sequence:
- the LOC128637694 gene encoding C-X-C chemokine receptor type 2: protein MTGSHNVDGSYFDDLFDGYDYNYSTVPMLFDSAPCKNPWTINKYLVVVVYLLVFLLSVVGNCIVVLVICYNKLHRSSTDVYLLNLAIADLLFAVTLPFWAAYKAKEWLFGLFMCKAVSVLQEVNFYSGILLLACISVDRYLAIVHATEAVTQKRYMVKYICLGIWCFSFILSLPILLYRTVLNYGSGVICYDNMGSENTEKWKIILRIGRHTVGFFFPLLIMLFCYGFTIKTLFQTKSSQKQRAMKVIFAVVIAFLICWLPYNITLVVDSLMRSRFLNETCEMRVHVDTALSVTEVFGFMHSCINPILYAFIGQKFRNSFFRILASKGIINKEFLSRYGRSSSIGSISGHTSTTL, encoded by the coding sequence ATGACTGGGTCCCATAACGTGGATGGCTCTTATTTTGATGATTTGTTTGATGGATATGACTATAACTACAGTACTGTGCCAATGCTGTTTGATTCAGCTCCATGTAAAAACCCATGGACCATCAATAAATATTTGGTGGTTGTGGTCTATTTGTTAGTATTTCTTCTCAGTGTGGTTGGCAACTGCATTGTGGTTCTTGTAATTTGCTACAACAAACTGCATAGATCATCCACTGATGTCTACCTACTAAATTTGGCTATTGCTGATCTCTTATTTGCTGTCACATTGCCTTTCTGGGCAGCATACAAGGCCAAAGAGTGGCTTTTTGGGCTCTTCATGTGCAAAGCAGTCTCTGTACTGCAGGAAGTTAATTTCTACAGTGGCATACTGTTACTGGCATGTATAAGTGTGGATAGATATCTTGCTATTGTGCATGCCACTGAGGCAGTTACACAGAAGAGGTATATGGTAAAATACATTTGCTTGGGCATCTGGTGTTTTTCATTTATTCTGTCTCTTCCCATCTTGCTGTATAGGACTGTTCTAAACTATGGAAGTGGAGTCATCTGCTATGATAACATGggttctgaaaacacagaaaagtGGAAGATCATATTGAGAATTGGTCGTCACACTGTTGGATTCTTCTTTCCTTTGCTAATCATGCTCTTTTGCTATGGATTTACCATAAAGACTCTTTTCCAGACAAAAAGCAGCCAGAAACAGAGAGCAATGAAGGTTATCTTTGCCGTTGTTATCGCTTTCCTTATCTGCTGGCTTCCATACAACATTACACTTGTTGTCGACTCACTGATGAGATCTAGGTTTTTAAATGAGACCTGTGAGATGCGAGTACATGTGGATACCGCATTATCTGTTACTGAAGTTTTTGGGTTCATGCATAGCTGTATCAACCCCATTCTGTACGCCTTCATAGGGCAGAAATTTCgcaacagtttcttcaggattttGGCCAGCAAGGGCATTATAAACAAAGAATTTCTTTCTCGTTATGGTCGTAGTTCATCTATTGGCTCAATTTCAGGACACACTTCAACCACTTTGTAA